The Xanthomonas indica sequence TGCTGCTGCTGCGCTTCCTGTGGGTGTGGCTGTCGCTGCGCTGGACCCTGCTCAAGGCGCGCCGTCGCGGCGAAGACCGGCAAAGCCCGCCGTGGCGGATCGTGGTGGCCACCTCGCTGGCCGGCGTGCGCGGCGCGATCACCCTGGCCGGCGTGCTGACCCTGCCGCTGGCCCTGCCCAATGGCGCCGCGTTCCCGGCGCGCGACCTGGCGATCTTCCTGGCCAGCGCGGTGATCGTCACCTCGCTGCTGGTCGCCAGCATCGCGCTGCCGCGCCTGCTGCGCGGCCTGGAGCTACCGGAAGAGCCGAGCGACCGGCTGGAGGAAGACCTGGCCCGGCGCGAGTCCTCGCGTGCGGCATTGGCCGCGGTGGAGAAGCTGCGCCAGCGGCTGGTGCAGGACAGCGAGCACGCCGACCTGTACAACGAGGCGGCCAACCGGGTCAGCGCGCTGTACCAGCGCCATCTCGACCACGGCGATGCGATGGAGAGCGACCCGGAGGAGGCGCGGCGCCTGGACAATGTGCTGCGCCAACTGCGCAACGCCGGCCTGCAGGCCGAGCGCCAGGAACTGTTCAAGCTGACCCGCCAGCGCAAGATCTCCGACGAGATCGCGCGCCGGCTGATCCGCAATCTGGATCTGCTGGAGGCGCGGCGCAAGAGTTGAGGGCTGGGAATGGGGAATCGGGAATGGGGATTCGTGGAAGCGGGTTCCTGGCGCCGTTGCGGATTTTTCGCGGTGCCGGTGCCGGCTCGCGCCGGTTCACGGTTCTTCGCCCTCTGTACGTCATCGGCGCACGGTGGCCTGCGCCGCGGGTAGCAGGGCGCACGGCTAGCGCCCCGCGCTAGGCATCCTCGACCAGCGGCGGCAGCCGCCTGGGCACCGGCATGGATTTCACGATTGCGGTGTTGGTTTCGGCACGTTCGCTGACTTTCGCCAGGATGCTGTCCAGATGCTGGATGGTGCGCAGGTACAGCCGGCAGATGAAGCAGTCTTCGCCGGTCACCTTGTCGCATTCGACGACTTCCGGGATGCGCTGCAGCAGTTCCTCCACCAGGTGCAACTGCCCCGGCAGCGGCTTCACCCGCACGATCGCCTGCAAGGTGTAGCCGAGCGTGCGTGGGTCGAGCTCGACCGTGAACCCGGCGATCACGCCCTGGTGCTGCAACCGCCGCACGCGGTCGGCGGTGGCCGGCGCCGACAGGCCGATCTGCCGGGCCAGTTCGCTGATTGCCACGCGCGCGTCCTGCGCCAGCGCGCCGAGGATGGCGCGGTCGATCGCGTCGAGTGTGGCAACGATGGGTACGGAAAGGCGATTTTGCATAAATGGATTAATTTCTGAGGTGATGTTGCTGGATGGCCTAATTTTAGGCATGTCTTCGCGAAGTCGTGGTTCCTACAATGGCTGCCATCCGACACAGTGAAAGGAACCGGGATGGCGTCCAGCGAGATCCGCCGTGGTGCGGCCGAGATGGTCGTGGCCATGCTCATGTCCGGCACGATCGGCTGGCTGGTCGTGTCGTCGCGGCAATCGCCGGTCAACGTGGTGTTCTTCCGCTGCCTGTTCGGCGCCGCCACCCTGCTCATCGTCTGCGCGGCGCTGGGCCTGTTGCGACGCAAGGCGTTTTCGCCGCGGATGCTGGCGCTTGTGCTGCTCGGCGGCGTCGCGATCGTGGGCAACTGGCTGCTGCTGTTCGCCGCCTACGGCCGCGCCTCGATTTCGATGGCCACCGCCGTCTACAACACGCAGCCGTTCATGCTGGTCGGGCTGGGCGCGATCGTGTTCCGCGAGCGCATCACCGCCTCGACCGTGGCGTGGCTGGCGGTGGCCTTCGTCGGCCTGGTGGGCGTGGTGCGCATCGCGCCGGCAGTGCTCGCGGTGCCGGGCGAGTACCTGCAGGGCGTCGCGCTGGCGCTGGGCGCGGCGTTTCTGTACGCGGTGTCGTCGATCGTCACCAAGCACCTGAAAGGCACGCCGCCGCACCTGCTGGCGCTGCTGCAACTCGGCATCGGCATCGTGTTGCTGGCGCCGTTCGCGCACTTCGATGCCTTGCCGCCCCGCCCCGGCCAGTGGCTGGATCTGGTGGTGCTCGGCGTGGTCAACACCGGGGCGATGTACGTGCTGCTGTACGGCGCCATCCAGAAACTGCCCACGGCGATGATCGGGGCGCTGTCGTTCATCTATCCGGTGGTGGCGATCGCGGTCGATCGCATCGCCTTCGGGCAGTCGCTGGCGTGGACGCAGGTGCTCGGGGCGCTGCTGATCCTGCTGGCGGCGGCCGGGGTCAACTTCGGCTGGCGCGTGCTGCCGTGGCCGCGCCCCGCGCGGCCGACCATCGGCGACGTCGACACCGGACAACGCTAGCCGGCGTTCGCCACCGCCATAACCGCGGCGCTGCCCTGCGTTTGCGGGCACTGCTGGCGCACTGTCCCGTATCCGGGAGAGTGCTTCCGCCGGATCAGGATTTATCCATCACGATCCGGCTTCTACCCTGGGGGCCGTTTCCGCGCCCGCCGCGCGTCCAGGGAGTTCCCGTGTCGCCGATCATTTCCGTGCAACAGCTCACCAAGACCTACGCCGGGGGCTTCCAGGCGCTCAAGGGCATCGACCTGGAGATCCGCCGCGGCGAGATCTTCGCCCTGCTCGGCCCCAACGGCGCCGGCAAGACCACGCTGATCAGCATCGTCTGCGGCCTGGTCACGCCCAGCAGCGGCCGGGTGCTGGCCGATGGCCACGACATCGTGCGCGACTACCGCGCCGCACGCGCCAAGATCGGCCTGGTGCCGCAGGAACTGGCCACCGACGCGTTCGAGACGATATGGGCGACGGTGCGCTTCAGCCGCGGCCTGTTCGGCAAGCCGCGCGACGACGCCCACCTGGAGCGGGTGCTGCGCGAGCTGTCGCTGTGGGACAAGCGCGGCAGCCGCATCTCCACCCTGTCCGGTGGCATGAAGCGGCGCGTGCTGATCGCCAAGGCGCTCGCGCACGAACCGTCCATCCTGTTCCTGGACGAACCCACCGCCGGCGTCGACGTGGAGCTGCGCCACGACATGTGGCAGATGGTGCGGCGCCTGCGCGAGCAGGGCACCACCATCATCCTCACCACCCACTACATCGAGGAGGCCGAGGACATGGCCGACCGTGTCGGCGTGGTCAACCGCGGCGAACTAGTGCTGGTGGAGGACAAGCGCACGCTGATGCGCAAGCTCGGCAAGAAGCAGCTGGCGCTGACCCTGCAGGCGCCGCTGCCGGCGTTGCCGCCGGCGCTGGCGACGCAGCCGCTGGAACTGTCCGCCGACGGCGCCACGCTGACCTACACCTACGACGCGCAGGCCGAGCAGACCGGCATCGGCCCGCTGCTGCGGCAACTGGAGGAGCAGGGCGTGGAGATCAAGGACCTGCAGTCCAGCGAGAGTTCGCTGGAGGA is a genomic window containing:
- a CDS encoding Lrp/AsnC family transcriptional regulator; protein product: MQNRLSVPIVATLDAIDRAILGALAQDARVAISELARQIGLSAPATADRVRRLQHQGVIAGFTVELDPRTLGYTLQAIVRVKPLPGQLHLVEELLQRIPEVVECDKVTGEDCFICRLYLRTIQHLDSILAKVSERAETNTAIVKSMPVPRRLPPLVEDA
- a CDS encoding DMT family transporter; the protein is MASSEIRRGAAEMVVAMLMSGTIGWLVVSSRQSPVNVVFFRCLFGAATLLIVCAALGLLRRKAFSPRMLALVLLGGVAIVGNWLLLFAAYGRASISMATAVYNTQPFMLVGLGAIVFRERITASTVAWLAVAFVGLVGVVRIAPAVLAVPGEYLQGVALALGAAFLYAVSSIVTKHLKGTPPHLLALLQLGIGIVLLAPFAHFDALPPRPGQWLDLVVLGVVNTGAMYVLLYGAIQKLPTAMIGALSFIYPVVAIAVDRIAFGQSLAWTQVLGALLILLAAAGVNFGWRVLPWPRPARPTIGDVDTGQR
- a CDS encoding ABC transporter ATP-binding protein → MSPIISVQQLTKTYAGGFQALKGIDLEIRRGEIFALLGPNGAGKTTLISIVCGLVTPSSGRVLADGHDIVRDYRAARAKIGLVPQELATDAFETIWATVRFSRGLFGKPRDDAHLERVLRELSLWDKRGSRISTLSGGMKRRVLIAKALAHEPSILFLDEPTAGVDVELRHDMWQMVRRLREQGTTIILTTHYIEEAEDMADRVGVVNRGELVLVEDKRTLMRKLGKKQLALTLQAPLPALPPALATQPLELSADGATLTYTYDAQAEQTGIGPLLRQLEEQGVEIKDLQSSESSLEEIFVNLVRPASAAAEVRA